The following proteins are encoded in a genomic region of Dialister hominis:
- a CDS encoding amino acid ABC transporter permease — translation MLTFNFDYFLGLFPRLATAIPYTAEVIVGSILLCLIVGMIIAVIRIARIPVLHQFCEIWLSYNRSMPFILDLYLVYFVLPVIVRGLGISPDGWPLTAYVLIALTFHYSPVISEIIRPAYLSVDKGQSEVAVVFGLSPFHRVFRIVAPQAFPVALPNLVSEAINIMKDTSVMYFIGVIDLMGRAGNIINANYGQGKLETYCAVALIYWVLVIFVEMVFHATQRMTDKGRRTT, via the coding sequence ATGTTAACTTTTAATTTTGATTACTTCCTCGGACTTTTCCCGAGGCTCGCGACGGCCATCCCCTACACGGCGGAAGTCATCGTCGGCTCGATCCTCCTCTGCCTTATCGTAGGGATGATCATCGCCGTCATCCGCATCGCAAGGATTCCCGTCCTTCATCAGTTCTGCGAAATCTGGCTCTCCTACAACAGAAGCATGCCATTCATCCTGGACCTCTACCTCGTCTACTTCGTCCTGCCGGTCATCGTCCGCGGACTTGGCATCAGCCCTGACGGCTGGCCTCTGACAGCGTACGTCCTCATCGCGCTGACATTCCACTATTCACCGGTTATTTCGGAAATCATCCGTCCTGCCTACCTTTCCGTAGACAAGGGGCAGAGCGAAGTTGCCGTCGTATTCGGCCTTTCGCCCTTCCACAGAGTCTTCCGCATCGTAGCGCCGCAGGCATTTCCTGTAGCCCTTCCGAACCTCGTCAGTGAAGCCATCAACATCATGAAGGATACCTCCGTCATGTACTTCATCGGCGTCATCGACCTCATGGGCCGCGCCGGCAACATCATCAACGCCAACTATGGCCAGGGAAAACTTGAAACCTACTGCGCCGTCGCCCTCATCTACTGGGTGCTCGTCATCTTCGTGGAAATGGTATTCCATGCGACACAGCGCATGACCGATAAAGGAAGGAGGACCACATAA
- a CDS encoding amino acid ABC transporter ATP-binding protein: MSRILTAEHIRKSFGNHTVLKDINLNVEKGDVVSILGPSGTGKTTFLRCLNYLEQPDSGKLTIDDVSVDFSKISKDEVKRLRRKSTMVFQQFNLFRNKNVLENITEGLIYGYGKSASEAKDIAMEELKRVHMEDYAKMYPSELSGGMQQRVGIARALAPRPDVILFDEPTSALDPELVGEVLDTIAEVATLGITMIIVTHEMHFAREVSSKVVFMSDGLVVEEGTPEDLFTHPKEEKTQQFLQRMLKRDEH, from the coding sequence ATGTCCCGCATATTGACTGCAGAACATATTCGCAAATCTTTCGGCAATCATACAGTCCTGAAAGACATCAACCTGAACGTTGAAAAAGGTGATGTAGTATCGATCCTCGGCCCGTCCGGCACGGGGAAAACTACCTTCCTCCGCTGCCTGAACTATCTCGAACAGCCAGACTCCGGCAAACTCACGATTGACGACGTATCTGTCGATTTCTCCAAAATTTCCAAAGATGAAGTCAAACGCCTCAGAAGGAAATCCACGATGGTCTTCCAGCAGTTCAACCTTTTCAGAAATAAGAACGTCCTGGAAAATATCACCGAAGGCCTCATCTACGGCTACGGCAAGTCCGCTTCCGAAGCGAAGGACATCGCCATGGAAGAACTGAAGCGCGTCCACATGGAAGACTACGCCAAGATGTATCCGTCTGAACTCTCCGGCGGCATGCAGCAGCGCGTCGGCATCGCTCGCGCCCTCGCTCCGCGTCCTGACGTCATCCTCTTCGACGAACCGACATCAGCCCTCGATCCGGAACTCGTCGGCGAAGTCCTCGACACCATCGCTGAAGTTGCTACCCTTGGCATCACGATGATCATCGTCACCCACGAAATGCACTTCGCGCGCGAAGTCTCCTCCAAAGTCGTCTTCATGTCCGACGGCCTCGTCGTCGAAGAAGGCACCCCGGAAGACCTCTTCACCCACCCGAAGGAAGAAAAGACCCAGCAGTTCCTCCAGCGAATGCTCAAGAGAGACGAACACTGA
- a CDS encoding NAD/NADP octopine/nopaline dehydrogenase family protein, translated as MRVSIIGAGAMALAAASYLKLRDVSSLVYVRSEKKLAAWSTKPVRVTGVMESSFYVPMAKTMKEAVNYSDTVIICTRAGDYEDVINELLPCLRKGQCILFLNGCWGAVKTYRLLKEDAKYLTIAETAGSPFVASLSEDFLTLEMKGIRTEIGYSALGTSKDPGELLHTIAPRVSRISSPVSTSLSQAMPIVNAASAFFNISRIENGEDFELFGPSFTSRAADYMEHCDKERLAVGKALGLELYSLLETVNSQRSEKKATLYEAFKNNALYDGLKGPVSLSDRSLSEDLPCGLGSLLDLADMMHVPAPYITAMVDTASLYMGKPYEPFLTVQDLRAIKALRGK; from the coding sequence ATGAGAGTTTCAATCATCGGAGCCGGCGCGATGGCGCTTGCGGCGGCTTCTTATTTAAAATTAAGGGACGTTTCGTCCCTTGTCTACGTCAGAAGCGAGAAGAAACTTGCTGCATGGTCGACGAAACCGGTCCGCGTGACGGGCGTGATGGAGAGCTCCTTCTACGTGCCGATGGCCAAGACGATGAAGGAAGCGGTGAACTATTCCGATACCGTCATCATCTGCACCCGCGCAGGCGACTATGAAGACGTCATCAATGAGCTTCTGCCCTGTCTTCGTAAGGGGCAGTGCATCCTTTTCCTGAACGGCTGCTGGGGCGCTGTGAAGACGTACCGCCTGCTGAAAGAAGATGCGAAGTACCTGACCATCGCAGAGACAGCCGGGTCTCCTTTCGTTGCCAGCCTTTCGGAAGATTTCCTGACACTGGAAATGAAGGGCATCCGTACGGAAATCGGGTACTCGGCGCTGGGAACGAGCAAGGATCCGGGCGAGCTTCTCCATACGATTGCACCGCGCGTTTCCCGTATTTCCTCACCGGTCTCCACATCCCTTTCGCAGGCGATGCCGATCGTGAATGCGGCCAGTGCCTTCTTCAATATCTCGCGCATCGAGAACGGGGAAGACTTCGAACTCTTCGGACCATCGTTCACCAGCCGCGCAGCCGACTACATGGAGCACTGCGACAAGGAACGCCTCGCCGTGGGAAAGGCTCTGGGGCTTGAACTTTACAGCCTCCTTGAGACCGTGAATTCCCAACGATCTGAGAAGAAAGCGACCCTTTACGAGGCGTTTAAGAATAATGCACTCTACGACGGGCTCAAAGGCCCCGTTTCCTTATCCGACAGAAGCCTTTCCGAAGACCTTCCCTGCGGACTGGGAAGCCTCCTCGATCTGGCGGACATGATGCATGTCCCCGCGCCGTATATCACGGCGATGGTGGACACCGCCTCACTCTACATGGGGAAACCTTACGAGCCGTTTCTGACAGTACAGGACCTCAGGGCGATCAAAGCGCTCCGGGGCAAGTAA